ACCCCACAGAAAGCACAAAAGAGCCTGGTCTCCAAGATGTGGATGTGTATTGCTGTTTTCCTGCTGTGGATGAAGTCAGGAGGATGCACAGAGAAAGCGAACACATCAGACCTGATGGAATACACAGCTGCAGACTTCTATGAGAAATTGCATTCGGGGAAGatgatgtttatttattttgagcATAAAGGTATGCCTCACACAATCTTTTCCACATTTGTATTGCCAttttaagtagtttttaaatacAGCAAAGGTCCAGGGACTTGTCAATATGCAACGCAACAGTTCCCAGCTAAATCCATGTGGTATTTAAGGCCTTTTAACCCATTAATCAAGGTTAACAGTATTTCTCTGTCTCCAGTCTCTCCAACCATCTCTCTCTTCTTGGTGGAGTTGGAGAAGTCTGCTGATGCTCTGCAGGATTATGGAGTACTGGTTGGCAAGGTAACTGTAGTCCTTGGTGCTACGTGTGCTCCATCTGTCATAGAAGTTAACATTAAAGCTCAAAGTTTCTATTAACTTCAAGATTTGGACAGTTCAGTATCTTTTTGTCCTTTCTGTTTAGGTCAACTGCAATAAAGAACTGGTTCACGCATACTGCACAGAAGAACGGGTGCTGCACACAGCGTTTCTGTTCAGGTGGGATGTGTGGAGTACAGCAGTAGTGGGAGCTGTTGAGTGTATTTGTCACAATAGACTCAGGTGACATACATGTATTAGATGCATTGTATTGGCATTTTCTTTAATCTTTCTCTAACTCTGCCCATGTCTTTCTGCCAGGGGTGGTAAAGAGTTCTTGGGTTTTGATTTGGACACTGTGTTTGACGTCAACTCCATAGTCTCTGAAGTCCTGTTGTAAGTAAGCAGCACTCCTCAGTTATAATGCAACCCAGTTGTGTGAGGCGGCTTTAACTTTCAGTCCTTGTTGTGTATTAATATGGTTTAACAGTATAACATTACTTCTGAAGCtagaaaatatatacagtagcaATTGATTGATTTATATTGTTTACTGCAATTGTTCATGTGATTTGTCATAGTGTCTATTTAATATTACACATTGTAGTGTTTTATATGTCATCTCATGCAGATTCCAACAGGTCAATGTTTCCAGATTTTGTGGTTATGTGCTACATTTCAGAACCTTTCAGCCTTCAGTACAATAAATGTTCAATAAGGAAGttgctagggctgcaactaatgaccTATACCATGACCATAATCAAATTAACAGATTTAATctacaaaatgcaaaaaacaatACTCATAAAAAGTTCTCAAAGCCCAAGGTGATATCTTCAAGTaccttgttttgtctgaccatccgtgcaaaacccaaatatatttaatatacaatgatgtaaaacaaagacaaacattGGAGAAGCTGGTTTTTGCTTGATGACTGAAATTTAGTATTGATTTAGGAGAAAATAGCTGCTTACAAATGCACTCCTGTTTGAGTAGTGTTTGCTAAAAAAAGCCCTACCGTGACCAGCTTTTGAAGGAACTttaactttaacaaatgaagttATATATTTGTTAGCTGTTTTAAAGGATTAACGTCTGTAGGAACCAGTGAGCTTAGAtctgagagccacagacagggtaGAGAAGTCAAAAGTATAGAGAGACGGACTAACACATTTTTGGTTCTGATCTGTTCATAATACACATACAGAATATCACCAGATTTGCCCTTTTAAGATGTACTGTAAGTTAGATGAAAATGGAGATTTTGTGTCTCGGTCTTCCTCTTCAAGTGCCATTCTGCGTGACGAGGTCAAGTACGTTCACACAGACACTGACCTGCTGGCCATGGAGAAGGCAGCCAGAGGGAAGAAGGATATCGTGCTGGGTTACGTCCGCAGTCTGGGAACACAAGGTATGAAAAAGGAGGAGTGGATGGATACACAGAGGCAAAATGTCAGTGATGGAGATGATCTGGCTGCTGATTAATTGACTCATGGATCGTAATTTGTAAGGTGGTGTCTCCTAATGGAGACAAAGATTGTCTGATTGATTTACTTTAATGACTAATCAAATGAATTGTATTGTTTCTGCTGATTGTTACTTTAGAGCACAGATCGATGATGGAGACAGCGTATGTGTACGGATCCAAATACCAGTTCATCCTTATAACTGGAGGCCCAGTTTTGAAGCACTTAGGGTAggttcttttgtctttttcctttcttttctctgaAGACCATCATCAAAAAACATCGAATGCAGAAATATCTTTTGAAAGAATGGTTCGATCCCTTCTGTAGAGTCATCAAGATGAAGTGAGTTGGGTTTTTGTCAGACACGTGCCATGTCAAACTCTGCGTTGCCAACTCCACAGGAACATTCTAGGGAAAAGTTGTCCTGCCTTAGTACATTTGTCTCAAAACATctgttttattaatttcatgTGGTGATGTTGAGGCAGTccgaaaaaaatctaaatgtgtCATCAAACCCCTGAAAGCTGAGAAGTGATTTTTACTAGAAAAAGTATTTACTGTATGTCTCCTTCTCCATCTGTTTTTCAGTGTTAATGAGTTGTCTCACTCGTCTCGAGTGTGGTTCCTCCACTGTAGAGTTCACAGTGGGTTTGTGATCCCGATGACGTGTCCTTTGACCCTTATGAGGAAACCCCTGTCCACCTTGAGCCTCCACTCCTTTCTGCAGCTCATGGAGGCTCCACTGGTGGTAAGTAAGAATACTCTGTACTTTTTATATTTAGTGTTATGTCTAGAGCCTAAACAATTAGTCTATATTTCGCATTGTGATCCCTTAAAACAAAGCGTTGTCTACTTTTGATGCCCTGGTTGCATATGTCTACTTTTTATGACCAGTTAAAAAGAATTGGCCCCTTTAAGGGGTCCCGACCCcatggttgggaatcactggatTAGTCAGTCAGgaaatgagggagagagagagagagatggggaacaACATGCAACATACTGTAGGTCCCTGGTTGGGCATTCAGTGGTTCATGGTCGTAACATTAACCCCTAGATAACCAGGCCACCGGATAAAGCCAAGTATTCCCTAGTTCCAGCTTTTAATTAGCTGCTTTTGTCTGATTGGTAGTGAGCTGGATATATTTTgggtggacaaaacaagcagttAGATGACATTATGTTGAGCTTTAGGAAATTATGTgagtattttatttaataattgttaACTACAGACCCTAAATACAGCCCTAATGTGTTTGGGGCAGACTGTGTCATATCTGTGcctggaaaaacaacaaaagttcTCTATCTCGGTATActatgaaaaaggaaaacatatGTCAAAACCGGAGCCAGTCAATGTTTGGCAATTTGCttatacaattttttttctttctgttagTCAATTAATCGAacaaatcatttcagctctGCCTATACTTGGACGTTGCACACTTTAAATCATTGTACTTTAAATGATTGTATGTGTCTCTCCACTCCCAGTCTGAGGTTTACAATGACCCCTCCTCGGTCCAGCCCCCTCAGTTCCCCTACCAGCAGACCCCCCAAGTCTTCCTGTTCTCTCGTCCCACAACCGCGCACCTGGACCTGGACACGGCCACCACTCTGGCCTGGAGGCTCCGTGGCCTTGCCCTGCTGCTGCTTGTACACAGGTAAGaggctcatatatatatatatatatatatatatatatttttatttttttttttttttttttgtttttttttttttttttttttttttttttttgtttttttttttttttgtttgtgtttttttgtgtgtgtttgtgtttgtgtgtattttttttattgtgttgtgtatgtgtgtgcgacatagtgtatatgtatgtatatatatattatatgtatatatatattttgtgtatatgtgtgtatatatatatatatgtgtgtgtgtttatatatgtatatgtgtgtgttatatatatatatatgtatatttgtgtgtgtgtgtatatatatgtatatgtatgtgtgtgtatgtgtatatatatatatatatatgtatatgtgtgtgtgtatatatatgtatatatgtgtttttttttattattattgtgtgtatatatgtatatgtgtgtgtgttatatgtatatgtgtgtgtgtatatatatgtatgtgtatatatatatatacatacacacacacacacacacacacacacacacatacatacatacacacacagcacacatatatacatatatatacatacacacacacacacatataacatatacatacatacacacacacatacaattattttttttttttttttttatatttattatatatttttacatagatatatatatatatatatatatatatatatatatatacatatatatatatatatatatatatatatatatatatatatttttttttttttttttttattttttttttttttttttttttttttttttatatttttttttttttttattttttttttttttttttttttttttgtgtgtgtgtgtgttgtatagaGATATAGTTAGAATtagacatcattttttttttttgattatttgttgttttttttattttattttttttttataatttttattttttattttttgtttttttttgttattgtaggagtgttaaatttttttttttatgtttattttttttatgagacGGAGGAAGGAATAATACAGGTAGAAATGGTACAGTAGGTAAATAGTGAAATATAGTGGTATGGAAGGAAAAGATAATGATGAATGGGATTGGAGGCTCAAGGAAAGCAAAGGAAGAGGAATGGAGATCGGGAGGAATTTGGAATGGAGGAAAGTATCCCATTTTGGTAAGTATTATAGTAAATTATGGAGAGGCAACGGTTCAATTTAAGAACATGAAGAATGAagataaataacataaaaagcattaaaagaatgttaaaaaatgtatacataaataaatgattaagtTGATACATTAATCAGCTATTCATGGGTTGGACGGATGTAGCCCCGAAACTCAACATGGCTCTCTTAGTCCTGAATGAGAGTGGCCTGTGTCTCTGACCTGAGGGTAGAAGACTGAATAAGAGCGATAAGTTAAACAGTGGTGAAGGAgtggggaggagggagaaatgAGAGTGTTTCTGCGTGtttatgtgtttctgtgtctgccTCCAGGCCATTTGGACGATGAAATTGCGGCGTCTGTCTACGAAAACCGAGGCGACTTGCCGGACATGGACTCAATTACCCAACTAACCTCTGACAACTTCCACACCGCAGTAGCTCAAAGCAGCCTGACAGTGGCGCTCTTCTACCTCAAATGTAAGCCACACTCTCCTTACTGTCCTGTCAAGGAGGGGAAGCAAGTGAATGTGAATTTCAAAGTAGAAATACGTGTGGATGGAAGAAATTGCAGTTTCTGCTTTCACCTCTAGGGGATGCTGCTTCAATGGCGTTTCTCAGCTCCTTCCTTGACGTTGCAGAGGGTCTTACAGGTAAGCAAGAGGGCACGGCAGCATGAACAGAGTCCTAATGGCAGGGGTGTTTAAAGTCTGACACTGTGGGCCCCCTCAGACAAAACTGAGACAACTGCTCCCCCCCGGGCTCAATTTTAAATTGCTGACTTTTCTCTCTATATGGCGACAGATTTTCAACAACAGGGCAAACATCTGTATATGAATGAATAGAGGAGAGTGTCAGCCTTAGTAATGTCAAACATATATTGATAGTGCAACACAGAAACTTTAATACTAATGGATTTTGTAActctttatatttttctttgtattatTTCAAGTTGGGGTATAATCACACTCTTAAGTTTTGGAACTACAGTTCCCATAATTTGGGATCTTTTGGAGGTTGTAGTAGAGTTTTAAAATGACTTTCCCTGATGAATGAATCTCTCCAGATTCCGGGGTCCAGATGAGTGCGGTCGACTGTGGAGAGTGGACCGACCTGTGTGCTGCTCAGCCGGGCAGCTCCCTCCCGATCCCGTTCCGGCCAATCACGGCCTTCCCCAGTGTCTTGTTGCTCCGCCCCCAGGAGTCGGCCCAGCACTACAGAGGCATGCTGGGTACTGAGGCGCTGCATCGCTTCATCATGCTGTGAGTTTTCTGAATTTGTCTTTGAAATTATTTTGAAATCAGGAGATGAATTACATCATGATATATTATCGTACCTAGACTAGGAGTGGAAATTACCCGAGGCACcatgatacgatattattgcgattttaaatatattgcgatattctgCAGTATATTGCAagttattaccttttttccaacttcaaattatgtccccagaAGAAAAcattgtcaacatctgttttatctaaaaagatacatttctttgTTAATTCATCTCACTTCCTGTAGTTTTTCTTGGACATCATGTCAGCTGCACCAAGGGCATCAAGTGGTAGtgttttacaaaaaagaaaattacatgATTGTATCAGAATGATGCAAAGAAAATAACAAGAAGCACACCCGGATATACGTTTGGCCACATGAAACAGCAGGAGGATATATATCAATGTTGGGGAGCTTTTACAAACAAATTTTCAGATTGTAGGAAATTGTTGCTTATGTTAATGGCCTGTCATGTTTTCTATAATTCAGGAGATGTTTTGTCCTATAATCCCCCAGAGACTTCCATGCTTGTATGTCATCAAGTCTCTTGactgaagagaaagaaaagagaaatgttGTAGTCATTCTCTTTGAATAgctatattatatacatatatagccTTTAACCTGGACCAGGACATTGTTATattatttagtgtgtgtgtgtgtgtgtgtgtgtgtgtgtgtgtgtgtgtgtgtgtgtgtgtgtgtgtgtgtgtgtgtgtgtgtgtgtgtgtgtgtgtgtgtgtgtgtgtgtgtgtgtgtgtgtgtgtgtgtgtgtgtgtctttaaccAGGAGCCACCCAGCTTCTCCTGTGCTGCTGTCTACCCaagaggaagtgacatcattCCTTCAGGAAGTGCCTCACCCTGTGCTAGCAGGTTATACGCCTGACAGATTGCTGGGACTGTTTGAAACACACAGAGGTAGGATGCTGTAATTGTATGTGCTGTTGTGACGCATGAATCAGTGCGCATTTTTGGCTAATGATGACCTTTTGACATTTTCTAATATGGGATGCCTGAATAGCTGAAATAAAAATCAGGACTTTATTCACTTTTTAAAGGGTACAGAAACTGTGcctcagggttagggttaaacaAAGTTAAGTTTAAGGCTGGTGGTGTTGTATATTTTTCATTTGGAGTGTCAACGGGAGTTCAGGCCAGAAAACACCCCTGTGGTTGTGTTTGTGGGGACATTGTCTCAGGTACCAGTGAGACATGAAACAGCGTCCAGGAAGTCCAGTTTGAATAAGCGATATGTGAGATCACAGGCTTCTCAGACCCCAAAACACTGCATAACAGTTTATAAAACTAACCACCGTGGCAACTATTTAGGATTGCAAGGTAAACAGTGGAAATTCAGGGGTTTGTGTTATGAAGTCGTCTACCAAGAATGTGTGCTTGCACGTATCTGATTGGCGACCGTGGTGCCTTACTGGAGGTCGGCTTGTTGTTGTTTGGGCAAAAGAAGtcagattcaactttttttgtttccttctGCATTGGCACCCCACTGTGTCGACGGTCTTACAGTCAGTCTGAGCTCGGTCTTAGTGAGTATTTCTGGCAGCTGGATGCTGAATGTGTGATGCAGTCAAAAAGGTATTTAGTATTTCTGGTAATGAAGGATCATGTCACTTTGTGGAACTGCATGGCACAGAGCTCgaagatatatcaggctttgacaCACTGCATACTTGTTAACAGAATGCATTAATTGTTAGTTTTGTTCTTTTcatgttgacaataagaaaaatatggaATATAACCAATGTTATCAATGAGCCTTGTCATGTAATGATGTATTATGGTGATGTTGCTCTGTCTTGCAGGTGCACCACTGTTTACTGAAGCAGCAAAGTCATTGAGAGGAGAGGTGCTGACTGGACTGCTGACAGATGGGCTTGCAGAGAAATGGTAACCACTCTAATTTCAGTCTTTCATTTCCAGTTCCAAGGTTGTCCCTGGCATTTCGAAGTTGTAATTTACTTGAAGTGCTTTTGTTTGGATTTGACGAAAACAAATTGTAACCAaaggatgaagaggagaggTCTCTTTTTAAAGGGGAATTCTCCGGAAGCCTTAGCAGCTGATCAAAGATAATTCAAATTCAGTCAGGTTTTGAAATGACACTTCGTCAACGCGTGATTACATTTTGtaaagtgtaaaatacccttgcATTAATAAATAGTCTTACAAATGTGCTAAATGTTTGACCTGCAACtgtttaaatatgtatttaagTTGTGTGTTTGCTGTGCAGGGCAGCAGAGCACTCTGTGGACCTTCCTGCAGTGTTGGTGTTTCCATCTTGGAGGACACACACTCATCCTTCCGCGCTGCCTGTGTCCAGCTCTGCTGAAGAGCTGCTCTCGCACATTAACACTGCTCTGCTGCATCCACTGGTGAATCAAAACATGTGCTCAATTGTCTTTCTGTGTATTGCATTGGGAAATACTAAACAGATACTTTACAATTGTCTGGTTAACAGTTCAAACTAAACCAAAATGAAATCCCAATGTCTCGCCAACCCAGATTGTGAGCCTATCTTCATTTACATCTCATGAAATGAAATAGCCGTAAATAAATGACGACTTCTTGGATTTCTTTGAAAGCCAAGATTGAATCGTTCACGGTATGTCACAGATAACAAACTCCATATGTGGATCCACAGGGTCTGAACGTGGTGTGTTCAATACATCCAAGGGCAGAGTAATGCGTCACATCTGAGCTTACATTCGCTCATGATGCAGTCGTGTGGAAACTGCTATCTTCGATGCAGATGTTGCTCGGCGAGACGAGCTTAGCTCGCCCTTCATGTGTTTATTATGCTGTTTTGCACAGATGAATTTGGCTGCAGATTAGTTTCTGGTGCTTTGAAGGGAAATCGTAATAGCTGTGGTTGGAGGTCTAAGTCCTACTGGGGAAACTATTTTCATTGAACAATAGGGCACTTTGGATGAAAGGtctaaacaataaaacaaatatgCTTTTAGGTGCCGCTTTTGTTCTCATTTTTATCAAGACTGGAAGGTCTGGTCAAGGTCTAGCAAGTCTATCCAGTTCAAAGCAGAATTTCTAAAGAAGATAAGTCGCTTAGGGACTGTATGAAGATGGATGTAATCAGTAAAATAATTTCTGCCTCTAACATACTTTGTGCTGACACTCATAAGCCGGTTTGATATCGCACTAGTTTAGTGTGGCAGCTGCAATAAAAGGCAAAAATCACTGATGTGTAAATCTCAGATATTTAGCAGGAACTGGTCTTTGTGCCGATTTTGTATAAGCTATTGCCAAATCTCTAaatcttgattttattttgGGTGTTGTTGAACCGTCGGCTTCTGAAGTGCTTACTTCTACGTCTACATCTATCTTGGAGAGGAAATCACTGGAAAATGTGTACATTTGAACACCTCCTAACTTTTGAATCTCTGTTTCATCTCCAGCCTGAGCTGACGGTGGAAAACCTGCCGTCCTTCCTCTCCCTGGGCAAAGCCCTCCTGCTCCTCTTtgtgggagaggaagaggacgaATTTGGGCGACGGCAGAACCAGGCGCTGGTGGAGGAGATGAGAGGAGTGGTAGAGTTGGGAGGGCGGAGGATGGAGCCATACCTGGCCTGCTGGATCCATCTGTACGTACATCAGTCCTTCAGTCATTCATCAAAAGGACCCTACTACATGGCTCCAGCCATTCATCATGTACACAGACAAAACACCTCTTATCGTGATTTGTTTCTTATATTCTTTATGGCTATATTCTATActctatatatttattattttagaattatatatgtattttgttGGTCTGTATTCCAGTGGCCGTACTCCAGCCGGTATGTCTGTCCTGGGGTCATACCTGGGCTATATGCCCCCCCTCCCTGCTTTGGTCCTCACACATTTGCCCTCTGGTGGTGAAATCTACCAGTACCCCCCCAACATGCCCATAGGGGCCCCCTCTGTCCTGCAGTGGCTGCAGAGAATCGAGGATGGGACTGAGTCAGCAGCAGGTAAGTCGAAGGAAGTGCTGGACAGCAAAGAGTTAAGTTAAGGAAATACTAAGCTGCAGTATATATGAAAGTATATAATATGATAGAACAGCACAGGGTGTTTAAACCCTATTTGTTGTATAATAATAGAACATTTTTAGAAATATTTGAACCTGCATCTGGCTCCAGATCTGTATGCCAATACACAGTGGAAATCATGGGATGTCTTTAccagatttttttcatttaagtaagtgcaaaagaaaaaagacctaatgttgctttttttcataaatcctTTCAAAAAGTTACTGGATCCACATTAATAAGTATTCACTTGCTACTTGGCCCACGGTGGGATACGCAAAATGACTATAATTCAGTTTGTTTTCTTTAGCAGCAAGGCCCTTTTAGCGCCTGTTGTTGAAATGCAGTCTACATCTGGATGTGTTTTCATCTGCAATGAATAATCCAATTACACTCTCACATTTACACCTGGTATTTTATGCACTCTGGCTGTCTGTATTCTGTCTGCATTGTGAACAATTTAGAATTTCTCCCCACAATTTACACAGCGAGCAACATCAAAAGCAGACATGGCAGGCCACTTGGTAGTTTGGATTTACAGTAGGTCTCTTTGCAATGAAGTGGTCGTCATCTCTCAAGCAGCAGGAGTAGCAataattactttttaaaccGCAGCAATGAAGCTCTTATCTGCTGTGATTGCCTACTTAACTTGGATAGATTAGGTGACTACCTGCAGTGATGACTTTCCAGTTTCCTCCACGATGACCTCAGTCAGCTCATTAGAAGAGGCTGATTATAGCCCATTAAAACCTAGTATTTTTCAGAAGAATACAATAAGGGAATGCCATCAAATAATTGTGACGACTTTGAATGAATGACTTTGACTTTGTGAATTTGATTTCATTCTCTTTTAGCTGACAGAAAAGAAAGTGAGGCAGGTTGTGTGTCCAATGAGATACTGTAAAATAGAATTCCATAACAATATGGAGCAGTGTGTCTGTTAAAAGTTTCCACAGGAAGATGGGAATGACTTCACATGGGAaaagaaatgataaaaaagaTGTGACAGTTACCCTCCTATGGAAATGTAAAGCTCTATGTCTACCCTCTTTCTTACAGTATATCTCCTTTACTGAGGCACACATAGAAAGCCATATGCTCGAAAGAGGTTAAAGGCAGACTAACCTGTTTTCAAAACAGCTCCAGCTTGTGGCTCTACTGCCTGAGGCATGTGAAAGGTATGTGTAGGAGGCTTTGAGTTGAGCAGCTACATGTGTAATGGACATTAAAGgcccttttttaaatgaaggtgATCAGGCTTTAAACCTCAACTGTCCGGAGCAATTAACCGTTGACCTTTTGAACTCTGTCGTTTGTGCAGGTGAGGGTCAAAATAAGACTTGTCTCCGTCTATCTATACCGAAATATTGTCATGCAGCACATTCCATACATTCGTCGCGGAGAAACCGCAGACCGGCTTTAAGTTTCCACATCCTGGGACTTTGTTACCTTCAAAGGCAGTTTCTAAAactcttcttttttcaaaattagagTTTGTACCTAATGGCTTTCAAGTTTTCAAAAAAGCGTTAGACTATTGGACTTGTCAATTGCCTAATATGAGTTTTTCAAAGGCTGACTCCTAGAATAAATCTGTCACGTTCTCTTATTTTCTGGCATTCAATATCTTAATAGTCATAGAAAACTATTATCTTGATTACTTTGTAAATGTTGACTTCAGAGTTATTTTTTCATGATTATAAATTTAACTTCAGGTGCAACATGTTTTATTGCAGTTAAACATTATAAACCCAAAACTATGAAGGCCCaaagtgcttttttttgttgcattagATTAAAGGCCAGTATCATCTTAAATCCTGTTTCAAATTGCACATTGTAATGCTAGCTCTTTGTCTTGGTGTGTCTCTGTAGGGTTGTTGGGTGAGGATAGCTGGCCTCCTGCTGTCAAATTCTACGACTTCCTGAAAATCATGGACATGCAGGAACCCAACTCCGCCCAGCAGCAAA
The genomic region above belongs to Perca fluviatilis chromosome 24, GENO_Pfluv_1.0, whole genome shotgun sequence and contains:
- the txndc16 gene encoding thioredoxin domain-containing protein 16, which translates into the protein MWMCIAVFLLWMKSGGCTEKANTSDLMEYTAADFYEKLHSGKMMFIYFEHKVSPTISLFLVELEKSADALQDYGVLVGKVNCNKELVHAYCTEERVLHTAFLFRGGKEFLGFDLDTVFDVNSIVSEVLFAILRDEVKYVHTDTDLLAMEKAARGKKDIVLGYVRSLGTQEHRSMMETAYVYGSKYQFILITGGPVLKHLGVNELSHSSRVWFLHCRVHSGFVIPMTCPLTLMRKPLSTLSLHSFLQLMEAPLVSEVYNDPSSVQPPQFPYQQTPQVFLFSRPTTAHLDLDTATTLAWRLRGLALLLLVHRLKESKGRGMEIGRNLEWRKVSHFGHLDDEIAASVYENRGDLPDMDSITQLTSDNFHTAVAQSSLTVALFYLKWDAASMAFLSSFLDVAEGLTDSGVQMSAVDCGEWTDLCAAQPGSSLPIPFRPITAFPSVLLLRPQESAQHYRGMLGTEALHRFIMLSHPASPVLLSTQEEVTSFLQEVPHPVLAGYTPDRLLGLFETHRGAPLFTEAAKSLRGEVLTGLLTDGLAEKWAAEHSVDLPAVLVFPSWRTHTHPSALPVSSSAEELLSHINTALLHPLPELTVENLPSFLSLGKALLLLFVGEEEDEFGRRQNQALVEEMRGVVELGGRRMEPYLACWIHLGRTPAGMSVLGSYLGYMPPLPALVLTHLPSGGEIYQYPPNMPIGAPSVLQWLQRIEDGTESAAGLLGEDSWPPAVKFYDFLKIMDMQEPNSAQQQTPEEEEEEEEVVDEKEVNMEEDVLEEATDSSSSSPTPNNNPHSEL